AGTTCTGGTCCTGGAAGGCCAGGAAGCTGGTCGACACCGGCCGCAACTCGGGCGTGTGGATGAAGGTGATCGCCCAGAAGAACTCGTTCCACGACCACAGCGCGACGATCAGCGCCACGGTCAGGAAGCCCGGCCAGGCCAGCGGCAGCACCACCCGCCGCGCGATCTGCAGGCTCGACGCGCCGTCGAGCCGGGCCGCCTCGGTGAAGTCCTGTGGGATCTTGAGCAGGAACGAGCGCAGCAGCAGCGTCGCGAACGGCGCGTCGGTCGCCCAGTAGATGATGATCAGCCCGAACAGGTTGTCGGTCAGGTGCAACTGGGTCCAGAGGAAGAACAACGGCACCAGGAAGAGTTGTACGGGCAGCGCGCTGCCCAGGAACAGGTAGCCGACGACGGCTCCGCTGCCGGGCACCTTGAGCTGGCTGAGC
This genomic interval from Asanoa ferruginea contains the following:
- a CDS encoding carbohydrate ABC transporter permease gives rise to the protein MTRRFAGHYIVLIVLALFAIGPLVAVLFNAFKNNAEIGSNPLAPPTSFTLDNFIHAWTQGDFATTMRNSLIICAGSVLGTCVIAGLAAFALSQLKVPGSGAVVGYLFLGSALPVQLFLVPLFFLWTQLHLTDNLFGLIIIYWATDAPFATLLLRSFLLKIPQDFTEAARLDGASSLQIARRVVLPLAWPGFLTVALIVALWSWNEFFWAITFIHTPELRPVSTSFLAFQDQNSTDWGLTSAAAIFMLAPVVLLFLALQRKFVSGLTSGGIK